A genome region from Longimicrobiaceae bacterium includes the following:
- a CDS encoding M1 family metallopeptidase: MMLALLLFAAGLAPQADTAPSAPLVDYRIEASLDESTHVLTGRARVKYVNRSESSIDTLWFHQHLNAFRPNSAWARRELEYGERRFQDLGPDDHAFERFTGVTVGGQAVSPAYPGAPDSTVVGIPLPSPLRPGDSVEVRLDWQARLSVIPRRQGRRGRHYDWAQWYPRIAVYEDGKWQTQPLLPQGEFYGEFASYDVTLEVQDDQVFGATGVPVEGDPGWEQAAVPGTGEVLYLRDTYPEKPAEPLGLLSGEPAQGRKRVRWRAQDVHHFAWSIDPNYRFEQGTVPRLGGSGAEEIAIRVLYLPEDTAWDEGVAVRRTQDALVWLQELWGPYLWPQLTNLHRIEGGGTEFPMLVMNGSASQGLIIHEVGHQYLHGMLANNEWREGWLDEGFQSFIDGWAAEEGGADTWQPSMHAIRQLEAMGRTQPIATPGAEFADPEIYSQMTYTKPSLVLRMLRELVGDDIMREILREYFRRNALSHVSEQDLREVVDEVTGKSYDWFFDQWVHTTATLDFAVANARTERTSDGRWRTVATIRREGEAWMPVEVAVDGERVDLTGREREQTVEVITPSRPQAVVVDPEEVLLDINPANNRRRL, encoded by the coding sequence ATGATGCTCGCTCTCCTGCTGTTCGCGGCGGGTCTCGCCCCACAGGCCGACACCGCACCCTCGGCCCCGCTCGTTGATTACCGGATCGAGGCGAGTCTCGACGAATCGACGCACGTGCTCACCGGTCGCGCCCGCGTGAAGTACGTGAACCGGTCGGAATCGTCCATCGACACCCTCTGGTTCCACCAACACCTCAACGCCTTCCGGCCGAACAGTGCCTGGGCCCGTCGCGAGCTTGAGTACGGCGAGCGCAGGTTCCAGGACCTCGGCCCCGATGACCACGCGTTCGAGCGGTTCACCGGCGTGACGGTGGGCGGCCAGGCGGTGAGTCCCGCCTACCCCGGCGCCCCCGATTCGACGGTGGTCGGGATCCCCCTGCCGTCGCCGCTACGACCGGGTGACAGCGTTGAGGTTCGGCTCGACTGGCAGGCGCGTCTCTCCGTGATCCCGCGCCGCCAGGGTCGACGCGGGCGTCACTACGACTGGGCCCAGTGGTATCCTCGCATCGCGGTCTACGAAGACGGTAAGTGGCAGACGCAGCCGCTCCTGCCACAGGGTGAGTTCTACGGAGAGTTCGCCTCGTACGACGTGACCCTGGAAGTGCAGGACGACCAGGTGTTCGGGGCCACCGGGGTACCGGTAGAGGGCGACCCGGGTTGGGAGCAAGCCGCGGTCCCCGGAACGGGAGAGGTTCTCTACCTGCGCGACACCTACCCCGAAAAGCCAGCCGAACCGCTGGGGCTTCTCTCCGGAGAGCCGGCGCAGGGTCGGAAGCGCGTCCGTTGGCGCGCGCAGGACGTGCACCATTTCGCCTGGAGCATCGATCCGAACTACCGGTTCGAGCAGGGCACGGTGCCACGCCTGGGCGGATCCGGTGCGGAGGAGATCGCCATTCGGGTCCTCTACCTACCGGAAGACACGGCCTGGGACGAGGGCGTGGCGGTGCGACGCACCCAGGATGCACTCGTCTGGCTACAGGAGCTCTGGGGCCCCTACCTCTGGCCGCAGCTCACCAACCTCCATCGGATCGAGGGTGGGGGCACCGAGTTCCCCATGCTGGTCATGAACGGCTCCGCCAGCCAGGGCCTGATCATCCACGAGGTCGGTCACCAGTACCTGCACGGAATGCTCGCGAACAACGAGTGGCGCGAGGGATGGCTGGACGAGGGATTTCAGTCGTTCATCGACGGCTGGGCAGCCGAGGAAGGAGGGGCGGACACCTGGCAACCCTCTATGCACGCCATTCGTCAGCTGGAGGCAATGGGACGGACGCAACCCATCGCCACCCCCGGGGCGGAATTCGCTGATCCCGAGATCTACTCGCAGATGACCTATACGAAGCCATCACTCGTGTTGCGGATGCTGCGGGAGCTCGTGGGTGATGACATCATGCGCGAGATCCTGCGCGAGTACTTCCGTCGCAATGCCCTCAGCCACGTCAGCGAGCAGGACCTCCGGGAGGTGGTAGATGAGGTGACCGGCAAGAGCTACGACTGGTTCTTCGACCAGTGGGTGCACACCACCGCCACGCTGGATTTCGCGGTCGCGAACGCGCGCACGGAGCGGACGAGCGATGGACGCTGGCGGACGGTGGCGACCATCCGGCGGGAGGGCGAGGCGTGGATGCCGGTCGAGGTCGCCGTGGATGGCGAGCGGGTGGATCTCACCGGCAGGGAGCGAGAGCAGACGGTCGAGGTAATCACGCCGTCCCGCCCTCAGGCGGTGGTGGTCGATCCGGAAGAGGTCCTGTTGGACATCAACCCGGCGAACAACCGTCGGAGACTCTAA
- the pyrE gene encoding orotate phosphoribosyltransferase translates to MTQRERLKQLLLERSVQRGDFILASGARSSYYVDCRVTATSAEGQALIGALAFELLSSTDLRPDVVGGLTMGADPVAYAIAHESWLRGDPIDAFTVRKQPKDHGTGKRIEGNFAAGQRALVIEDVITSGGSALQACDAVEAEGGTVVGVLTIIDREAGGREAIEARGYPVLSLFRISELLQDAPASTGPAA, encoded by the coding sequence ATGACCCAGCGCGAACGACTCAAGCAGCTCCTGCTCGAACGCTCCGTGCAACGGGGCGACTTCATCCTCGCCTCGGGGGCTCGCAGCAGCTACTACGTCGACTGTCGCGTCACCGCTACCTCCGCCGAGGGGCAGGCACTCATCGGCGCGCTCGCGTTCGAGCTGTTGAGCTCAACCGACCTGCGCCCCGACGTGGTGGGAGGCCTCACCATGGGTGCCGATCCGGTCGCCTACGCCATCGCCCACGAGAGTTGGCTTCGCGGGGATCCCATCGATGCCTTCACCGTGCGCAAGCAGCCCAAGGATCACGGCACAGGCAAGCGGATCGAGGGCAATTTCGCGGCGGGGCAGCGCGCCCTGGTCATCGAGGACGTGATTACCAGTGGTGGAAGCGCCCTGCAGGCGTGTGACGCGGTGGAGGCAGAGGGTGGGACAGTGGTCGGTGTGCTCACCATCATCGACCGGGAAGCGGGCGGGCGCGAGGCCATCGAGGCCCGCGGCTATCCTGTGCTGTCGCTGTTCCGCATCTCCGAGCTCCTCCAGGATGCGCCGGCCTCTACCGGCCCTGCGGCCTGA
- a CDS encoding TonB-dependent receptor, whose protein sequence is MLVLVALLFSLPLASDLQAQETGVLMGRVIDSEGAPIASASIRVGGSVALSDQDGYYRVSALPAGVHRVVAERLGYERTVASVSLAPGATARLDLVMQTETVELEGVVVDAIHEANRERARFETDAGVTARVIGGEELKALPGLGEADVMRAVEVLPGVVSTSDFSSAFNVRGGSADQNLILLDGFPIFNPFHLGGLFSVFNSDAIARAELLAGGFGAAYGGRVSSVLSVETRSAGVEGLEVEGGISMLATRVQLRSRLPDRAAQRLGVKSGGWIVSGRRSYFDQILKPVVDFPYFLTDFQGSGHLELAGGGTINLVAYGGADVLDLSDFDLPGDDSTAVLRVRWNWGNRLVGVRWRQPLSHGWSSDARIGYSRFADQLGFVDFEGAEFISRVAQVSASLGLSRPFAGGGAIQLGASAERLAYDNLAQAGGTPFYAASDHGILGAAYAALSLQPGDRWLVEPGVRLDVWNATGDNYVVLSPRFAVKRFLDADREAAVKLAMGRYSQFLHSLRDESLPVSNDTWIVAGRGAPVLISDQIQAGVEKYWGDDWSASLEAYYRDFDGVVEFNLADDPNVPYDDVLAGSGRSAGVDLLVRKNSGSLTGWATISYLRAERTLPDPMAEGWEDVPPEVTFPPVFDRRIDVDLVLRYLAPHGLELGARWNYGSPLPYTRPVAQYYAWRYSPLRRQYEPLDQPGDGPPLFVRLGDRNAERYPPYHRLDLTVRRTFERRWGSWTPYLQILNAYNRRNVLWYYFNYDESPPTRSGLSMFPILPAVGVEMSF, encoded by the coding sequence GTGCTCGTGCTGGTAGCCCTGCTCTTCTCACTTCCGCTCGCGAGCGACCTGCAGGCTCAGGAGACCGGTGTCCTGATGGGTCGGGTCATCGACTCCGAGGGCGCCCCCATCGCCAGCGCGAGCATCCGCGTGGGTGGCTCGGTCGCGCTCAGCGATCAGGATGGTTACTACCGCGTCTCCGCCCTACCAGCCGGTGTGCACCGGGTCGTCGCGGAGCGACTCGGCTACGAGCGAACCGTGGCATCCGTCTCCCTGGCGCCGGGAGCTACTGCTCGCCTCGACCTGGTGATGCAGACCGAGACCGTGGAGCTCGAGGGGGTGGTGGTCGATGCCATCCACGAGGCAAACCGGGAACGCGCGCGCTTCGAGACGGACGCGGGCGTGACCGCGCGAGTGATCGGGGGTGAGGAGCTGAAGGCCCTCCCCGGATTAGGCGAGGCAGACGTCATGCGAGCGGTGGAGGTGCTCCCCGGGGTCGTATCCACCTCCGATTTCTCCAGCGCGTTCAATGTTCGCGGTGGGTCCGCCGACCAGAACCTGATCCTGCTCGACGGCTTTCCCATCTTCAATCCGTTCCACCTCGGGGGCCTCTTCAGTGTCTTCAACTCGGACGCGATTGCCCGCGCCGAATTGCTGGCGGGTGGGTTCGGCGCTGCCTACGGCGGGCGCGTTTCGTCAGTGCTCTCGGTGGAGACGCGCAGCGCCGGGGTGGAGGGACTCGAGGTCGAAGGCGGGATCTCGATGCTGGCGACCCGCGTGCAGCTGCGGTCCCGCCTACCGGATCGGGCGGCGCAGAGGCTGGGGGTGAAGAGCGGGGGCTGGATCGTCTCGGGACGTCGCTCCTACTTCGACCAGATCCTCAAGCCAGTAGTCGACTTCCCCTACTTCCTTACCGATTTTCAGGGTTCCGGTCACCTCGAGCTGGCGGGTGGGGGTACGATCAACCTGGTCGCCTACGGCGGCGCGGACGTGCTCGACCTATCCGACTTCGACCTTCCCGGCGACGATTCGACCGCTGTGCTGCGGGTGCGCTGGAACTGGGGGAATCGGCTGGTCGGGGTGCGCTGGCGCCAACCGCTGTCGCACGGGTGGTCGTCCGATGCGCGCATCGGTTACTCGCGGTTCGCCGACCAGCTCGGCTTCGTCGACTTCGAGGGGGCAGAGTTCATCAGCCGGGTCGCGCAGGTCTCTGCCAGCCTCGGCCTCTCCCGGCCCTTTGCGGGCGGGGGCGCAATCCAGCTCGGTGCCTCGGCGGAGCGTCTGGCGTACGACAACCTGGCACAGGCCGGGGGGACCCCGTTCTACGCCGCGTCGGATCACGGCATCCTCGGAGCCGCGTACGCGGCACTTTCACTCCAGCCGGGAGATCGCTGGCTGGTCGAGCCGGGGGTGCGCCTCGACGTGTGGAATGCCACCGGCGACAACTACGTCGTCCTCTCCCCCCGTTTCGCGGTGAAGCGCTTCCTTGATGCAGACCGCGAGGCGGCGGTGAAGCTGGCAATGGGTAGATACTCCCAGTTCCTCCATTCCCTTCGCGACGAATCCCTGCCCGTGTCCAACGACACCTGGATCGTGGCCGGAAGGGGAGCGCCGGTCCTGATCTCCGATCAGATCCAGGCCGGCGTGGAGAAATACTGGGGCGACGACTGGTCTGCTTCGCTGGAAGCCTATTACCGCGACTTCGACGGTGTCGTCGAGTTCAACCTGGCGGACGATCCGAACGTACCCTACGACGACGTGCTCGCGGGCTCAGGGCGATCCGCCGGAGTGGACCTGCTCGTCCGCAAGAACAGCGGATCGCTCACGGGGTGGGCGACCATCTCCTATCTGCGTGCCGAGCGCACGCTCCCCGACCCCATGGCCGAGGGTTGGGAGGACGTCCCGCCGGAGGTGACCTTCCCCCCCGTTTTCGACCGCCGCATCGACGTGGACCTGGTCCTCCGTTACCTGGCGCCTCACGGTCTCGAGCTCGGCGCGCGCTGGAACTACGGCTCCCCGCTGCCCTACACCCGGCCCGTCGCCCAGTACTACGCCTGGCGGTATTCGCCCCTGCGCCGCCAGTACGAGCCGCTGGATCAGCCGGGAGACGGTCCTCCCCTCTTCGTTCGCCTGGGGGATCGCAATGCCGAACGGTATCCCCCGTACCACCGGCTCGATCTGACCGTGAGACGGACCTTCGAGCGGCGCTGGGGGAGCTGGACGCCGTACTTGCAGATCCTCAACGCCTACAATCGGCGAAATGTGCTGTGGTACTACTTCAACTACGACGAATCCCCGCCCACGCGTTCCGGTCTGAGTATGTTCCCGATCCTCCCTGCCGTAGGGGTGGAGATGTCGTTCTGA
- a CDS encoding sulfite exporter TauE/SafE family protein gives MSVLVYLVIGLGAGVLSGLFGVGGGVLIVPALILFVGLSTHAAVGTSLGALLLPVGILGAIAYYRSGNLDLQASLLIAVGLFIGAHFGARIALSLSPVNLTRAFAVFLVLVAVRMWVGTLGR, from the coding sequence TTGTCTGTTCTCGTCTACCTTGTGATCGGTCTGGGAGCGGGTGTGCTCTCCGGCCTCTTCGGGGTTGGCGGTGGCGTCCTCATCGTCCCCGCTCTGATCCTGTTCGTGGGGCTCAGCACCCACGCTGCTGTCGGCACGTCGCTGGGAGCTCTCCTGCTACCCGTCGGAATCCTCGGTGCCATCGCCTACTATCGAAGCGGTAACCTCGATCTCCAGGCCTCGCTGCTGATCGCCGTCGGGCTGTTCATCGGCGCCCACTTCGGCGCGCGTATCGCGCTCAGCCTCTCTCCCGTCAACCTCACGCGGGCGTTCGCCGTCTTCCTCGTCCTGGTCGCGGTGCGGATGTGGGTCGGAACGCTCGGGCGCTGA